One part of the Sulfolobus tengchongensis genome encodes these proteins:
- a CDS encoding NADH-quinone oxidoreductase subunit B, whose amino-acid sequence MTEQTLLVGNLNEVAKKAAQWLINRKPIKSLIDWGISFSLWPPHFTTSCCGTEFGAFAAARFDAERYGMLPFSSARQSNILVIEGTLTRKMARAARIVYDQMPEPKFVIALGACILEGGIFWNSYNTVLPSDVGIPVDLYVPGCPIRPEAIARAVLTLQKKIRTQGAFNT is encoded by the coding sequence ATGACAGAACAAACATTATTAGTTGGTAATTTAAATGAAGTAGCTAAAAAGGCTGCACAATGGTTAATCAATAGAAAACCCATAAAATCTCTAATTGATTGGGGAATTTCATTTTCCTTATGGCCTCCTCACTTTACTACCTCTTGTTGTGGTACAGAATTTGGAGCTTTTGCAGCAGCTAGATTTGATGCAGAAAGATATGGTATGTTACCCTTCTCCTCTGCAAGACAGTCTAACATACTTGTAATAGAAGGAACATTAACTAGAAAGATGGCCAGAGCAGCAAGAATTGTATACGACCAGATGCCAGAGCCCAAATTTGTAATAGCACTTGGAGCTTGTATACTTGAAGGTGGAATATTCTGGAATTCTTACAATACTGTACTACCTTCAGATGTAGGGATACCAGTTGATTTATATGTACCAGGATGTCCAATTAGACCAGAGGCTATAGCGAGAGCAGTATTAACACTACAGAAGAAGATAAGAACTCAAGGAGCATTTAATACATAA
- a CDS encoding L-threonylcarbamoyladenylate synthase, with protein MTEVIKVDPLYPELDKIKRAASVIRAGGTVVFPTETVYGLGANALNPEAVKKIFIAKNRPMDNPLIVHIERLDQLQEVAMEIPEEIINIAKIVWPGPLTFVLKKTDKVPKETTGGLDTVAVRMPAHPIALALIRESGVPIAAPSANLATKPSPTRAEHVIDDLYGKVDMILDGGETFFGVESTVINVTVNPPVLLRPGPFSVEELEKIFGKIVVPEQAKGTGEFSVALAPGMKYKHYAPSKKLLVVENRGILRDVIKELIEIGYRVALLCAKEVCKEFQAEKVEIIELGSERNLYEISKNLFDSFRKLDKLDVDIGVIHSFSERGIGLAIMNRTRKASGFSSIYNKEDVWKYVSDKVK; from the coding sequence ATGACCGAAGTAATTAAGGTTGACCCTTTATATCCAGAATTAGATAAAATAAAGAGAGCTGCTAGTGTAATAAGAGCTGGTGGCACTGTAGTCTTTCCAACAGAAACTGTTTATGGGCTCGGTGCTAATGCTCTTAATCCAGAAGCTGTGAAGAAGATATTTATTGCTAAAAATAGACCTATGGATAATCCGTTAATAGTTCATATAGAAAGATTAGATCAACTTCAGGAAGTAGCTATGGAAATACCAGAGGAAATAATTAATATAGCAAAGATAGTATGGCCAGGTCCATTAACTTTCGTTTTAAAGAAAACCGATAAGGTTCCTAAGGAAACCACCGGCGGATTGGATACAGTAGCAGTAAGGATGCCTGCTCATCCAATAGCTTTAGCTTTAATAAGGGAAAGTGGAGTTCCTATAGCTGCTCCCAGTGCCAACTTAGCTACTAAACCTAGTCCTACTAGGGCGGAACATGTAATTGATGATCTTTATGGAAAAGTAGATATGATATTAGATGGCGGAGAAACTTTTTTTGGTGTTGAGTCGACAGTTATAAACGTAACCGTAAATCCACCAGTACTATTACGTCCTGGCCCATTTAGTGTAGAGGAGTTAGAGAAAATATTTGGAAAGATTGTTGTTCCAGAACAAGCTAAAGGAACTGGAGAATTTAGTGTAGCTCTAGCACCAGGGATGAAATATAAACATTACGCACCGTCTAAAAAATTATTAGTTGTAGAAAATAGGGGCATATTGAGGGATGTGATTAAAGAATTAATAGAAATAGGATACAGAGTTGCCCTTCTCTGTGCTAAGGAAGTATGTAAAGAATTTCAAGCGGAAAAGGTCGAAATTATAGAGTTAGGAAGTGAACGTAATTTATACGAGATTTCTAAAAACTTATTTGATAGTTTCAGAAAATTAGATAAGCTAGATGTAGACATAGGTGTTATTCATAGTTTTAGCGAGAGGGGCATAGGGTTGGCTATAATGAACAGAACTAGGAAGGCATCTGGTTTCTCCTCTATTTATAATAAAGAGGATGTGTGGAAATATGTTAGTGATAAGGTTAAGTAA
- a CDS encoding biotin--[acetyl-CoA-carboxylase] ligase, which produces MLVIRLSKVTSTQDFAEAISNMLYEDFLVIAEEQTKARGRLGRSWYSPKGGLWFTYVKKNFRTEEIQMSGLKVAIAILNVLKKFVSPKIRWPNDIVVNDKKIAGILIEARTYDNPDVADLFIGVGIDVNVKNFPNDIDATSLYLELGREVSIDISDVTNKIDEALKLSDKEAVDIVNQFLSIKERNVMLKGENWEKTCKALFVDYMGRLVTECGIYEVEEVHKVDVLD; this is translated from the coding sequence ATGTTAGTGATAAGGTTAAGTAAGGTGACATCTACACAAGATTTCGCAGAAGCCATCAGTAATATGTTATACGAGGATTTTTTAGTAATAGCTGAGGAGCAAACTAAGGCAAGAGGAAGATTAGGAAGAAGCTGGTATTCCCCAAAGGGTGGATTGTGGTTTACGTATGTTAAAAAGAATTTTAGAACGGAAGAGATTCAAATGTCTGGTCTGAAGGTGGCTATTGCAATACTTAATGTCTTAAAAAAATTTGTAAGTCCTAAGATAAGATGGCCAAACGATATAGTAGTAAATGATAAGAAAATTGCTGGTATCTTAATTGAGGCAAGGACTTATGATAACCCTGACGTTGCAGATCTTTTTATTGGAGTGGGAATAGACGTTAACGTAAAGAATTTTCCTAATGACATTGATGCTACTTCATTATACTTAGAATTAGGAAGGGAAGTATCAATTGATATAAGTGATGTTACGAATAAGATAGACGAGGCTCTAAAATTAAGCGATAAAGAGGCAGTTGATATTGTAAACCAATTCCTCTCTATAAAGGAGAGAAATGTAATGCTTAAAGGCGAGAATTGGGAAAAGACGTGTAAGGCCTTGTTCGTGGATTATATGGGCAGGTTAGTCACTGAATGTGGAATTTATGAGGTTGAGGAAGTTCATAAGGTTGATGTTTTAGACTAA
- a CDS encoding TldD/PmbA family protein, whose translation MYEKIISRAKELGISAEIFSIKLKEYTITKDKYYIPIKIEENGYGIRVIDSNNRMGYLYSKKLDDKILEDALKVAKLGDSDKANVLPSRKPIRKLNGLYKLENAEDKVKEVVSEMNDLEDKLNLTSISVSIIDYEISIINTEGVDVGEKRGLFLIQILANSDNNSPEIYEYNLSRNHDIKLDKLKETIIEKAKILRKREKVDVKGYDVTFTQKALDSIFSSLFPSLFSAKSYFKRITPFKLGELINEDLEIIDNPLDSALPFSRSFDDEGNPSKINNVIENGIVKTFLSNTYWSIKASIDNTSSASRTIDSLIPSYFTLPLIDFSNIVVKHRNSEHEVEDNSVVIDQVQGIDTADLSSGNFSLVASVSWINKKEEKKGLREVIVTGNLKELLKNVVSSSKDIEAYGKVVSGKLRVRGLSLV comes from the coding sequence ATGTATGAAAAAATAATTTCAAGAGCTAAGGAATTAGGAATCTCTGCTGAAATATTCTCGATTAAACTCAAAGAATATACTATAACTAAAGATAAATATTATATCCCAATAAAAATAGAGGAAAATGGCTATGGGATCAGGGTAATCGATAGTAATAACAGAATGGGTTACCTTTACTCTAAGAAACTTGATGATAAGATTCTAGAAGACGCATTAAAAGTGGCTAAATTAGGGGATTCAGATAAGGCTAATGTCTTACCATCACGAAAGCCAATTAGGAAACTTAATGGATTATATAAGTTAGAAAACGCTGAGGATAAGGTAAAGGAAGTAGTTTCAGAAATGAATGACTTAGAGGATAAATTAAATCTAACTTCAATATCGGTATCAATAATAGATTACGAAATCTCAATAATTAATACCGAAGGAGTTGACGTAGGTGAAAAACGAGGATTATTTCTAATACAAATTCTAGCTAATAGCGACAATAACTCTCCAGAAATTTATGAATATAACCTCTCAAGAAATCATGATATCAAACTTGATAAACTAAAGGAGACAATAATTGAAAAGGCTAAAATATTAAGAAAAAGAGAAAAGGTAGACGTGAAAGGATATGACGTAACTTTTACGCAAAAAGCGTTGGACTCCATATTCTCATCACTCTTCCCTTCATTGTTTTCCGCTAAGAGCTATTTTAAGAGAATAACCCCATTTAAGTTGGGAGAGCTTATAAATGAAGATTTAGAAATAATTGATAACCCTTTAGATTCAGCATTACCCTTTAGTAGATCTTTTGATGATGAAGGTAATCCTTCTAAGATTAACAATGTAATTGAAAATGGAATAGTAAAAACTTTTCTAAGCAATACATATTGGTCCATAAAAGCCTCAATAGATAACACTAGTTCAGCTTCTAGAACTATAGATTCTTTAATTCCATCATATTTTACATTACCCCTTATAGATTTCTCAAATATCGTTGTGAAACATAGAAATAGCGAGCATGAGGTAGAAGATAATAGCGTTGTAATAGATCAAGTACAAGGTATCGATACTGCAGATTTAAGTTCTGGAAATTTCAGCTTGGTTGCGAGTGTAAGTTGGATAAATAAAAAAGAGGAGAAAAAGGGCTTAAGAGAAGTGATTGTTACGGGAAACCTTAAAGAATTACTCAAAAATGTAGTAAGTAGCTCAAAGGATATTGAAGCTTATGGTAAGGTAGTTAGTGGTAAGCTTAGGGTAAGGGGACTTTCCTTAGTCTAA
- the tldD gene encoding zinc metalloprotease TldD, whose product MFRYLRRAENLGASFADIRFERVKTSSITITEDRKYVSRYGIDEGYSIRVITNRNLGFKVTNKIDEGEIEDVVNNTYGDERVNIVYLPSKHDSVKIGKDISKSIEEESSDLDKIATQIKSLHPSIRSFTLKYSEEKFHKEYYSTEDREITIDGNLSSLSIFIIAREGDITAEVSEIITTHFGYVLETFDINQILEKLRHRLENQLKGVVPKGGEYPVVLAPEVVGVFTHEAVGHLAEADTAVNGLLYQLRGKKIGEDFLNISDLPIGNYPQSTLIYYDDEGVEGREVKILEKGVVKEFMTDRYYSAYLGQPPTGNSRAQNYRNVPLIRMRNTYMLPGNSSLDEIFEGIKEGYYLVSPVGGETSADGTFQFAIQEGYRIENGQIKEPLRNVGISGYTIEALGMVELVSKDFGMSNGYCGKGGQEVHVSDGGPYVRVKRLKVGGYV is encoded by the coding sequence ATGTTTAGATATCTAAGAAGAGCAGAAAACCTAGGAGCAAGCTTTGCTGATATTAGATTTGAAAGAGTTAAAACTAGTAGTATCACCATCACTGAGGATAGAAAATATGTAAGTAGATATGGTATAGATGAAGGTTATTCAATTAGGGTAATAACTAATAGGAATTTAGGATTTAAAGTGACCAACAAGATCGATGAGGGAGAAATTGAAGACGTTGTGAATAACACTTACGGTGATGAAAGAGTTAATATAGTCTACTTACCATCTAAGCACGATAGTGTAAAAATAGGTAAGGATATAAGTAAGAGCATAGAAGAAGAGAGTTCAGATTTAGATAAGATAGCAACGCAAATTAAAAGTTTACATCCCAGTATAAGGTCATTTACCCTAAAATATTCTGAAGAGAAGTTTCACAAGGAATATTATAGTACAGAAGATAGGGAAATAACAATTGATGGCAATTTATCGAGTCTATCCATCTTCATAATAGCAAGGGAAGGCGATATCACAGCTGAAGTTTCCGAGATTATCACTACTCATTTTGGTTATGTGTTAGAAACATTTGATATCAATCAGATCTTAGAAAAACTTCGACATAGATTAGAAAATCAATTAAAAGGAGTGGTGCCAAAAGGTGGGGAATATCCGGTAGTGCTAGCCCCGGAAGTAGTTGGGGTCTTTACTCATGAAGCAGTAGGTCATCTTGCTGAAGCCGACACTGCTGTAAATGGTTTACTATATCAGTTAAGGGGAAAGAAAATAGGAGAAGACTTCTTAAATATTTCTGATCTTCCTATTGGAAACTATCCTCAATCTACCTTAATCTATTATGATGATGAAGGAGTTGAGGGAAGAGAGGTAAAAATTTTAGAAAAAGGTGTTGTAAAGGAATTCATGACTGATAGATACTATTCTGCATATCTTGGTCAACCACCAACCGGAAACTCTAGAGCGCAGAATTACAGAAACGTACCTTTAATTAGAATGAGGAATACCTATATGTTACCCGGAAATTCCAGTTTAGATGAAATATTTGAGGGAATAAAGGAAGGATATTATTTAGTATCTCCCGTAGGTGGTGAAACCAGTGCAGATGGTACTTTCCAATTTGCGATACAAGAAGGTTATAGAATAGAAAATGGTCAAATAAAAGAGCCTTTAAGAAATGTCGGCATATCAGGATATACTATAGAAGCATTGGGAATGGTTGAATTGGTCTCTAAAGACTTTGGTATGTCTAATGGGTATTGTGGTAAAGGGGGGCAAGAAGTACACGTTAGTGATGGGGGTCCATATGTAAGGGTTAAGAGACTCAAGGTGGGAGGATATGTATGA
- a CDS encoding CopG family ribbon-helix-helix protein — MNVEKISISLPKDLYKELEEFIARKSIQDRSKIFQVALRNYLDENRESNEIVYGIINLVYDNEEASESLTKIQHEYSNYIISTLHLHVNDRICIEAIAVKGEKNKLVELNNKLGQTKGILKARFLISFPYEKS; from the coding sequence ATGAATGTTGAGAAAATAAGCATATCTTTGCCTAAAGATCTTTATAAAGAATTAGAAGAGTTTATAGCACGTAAAAGTATCCAAGATAGGTCTAAGATATTTCAAGTAGCTTTAAGAAATTATTTGGATGAAAACAGAGAAAGCAATGAGATTGTTTATGGAATTATAAACTTAGTATATGATAATGAAGAGGCTTCTGAGTCCTTAACTAAAATTCAACATGAGTATAGTAATTACATTATTTCTACTCTTCATTTGCATGTTAATGATAGAATATGCATAGAGGCTATAGCTGTAAAGGGAGAGAAAAACAAGTTGGTAGAATTAAATAATAAACTGGGGCAAACTAAAGGAATTCTTAAAGCTAGGTTCTTAATATCTTTCCCTTATGAAAAAAGTTAG
- a CDS encoding B3/4 domain-containing protein: MKKVSISEDVKSLGVFVAIAEVSNVIVKETDPLIEDMVKKIEEKYRLQDPELLKNDPVVKAYRDFYWRIGIDPTKIRPSGEALRRRIARGNKFPRINTVVDIGNISSVETLVPIGIYNRDKVIGNLYLTLSKGGEDFLGLGKKIEKLNRGVPILVDDEGKVLHIYPHRDSILTSISLDTKNVIVIGAGVPKVDESLVKYAVDLVVDLLEKICNGKRDYETQVIK, translated from the coding sequence ATGAAAAAAGTTAGTATATCAGAAGATGTTAAAAGTTTAGGTGTTTTTGTTGCAATAGCTGAAGTAAGCAATGTAATAGTGAAGGAAACAGATCCCCTTATAGAGGATATGGTTAAAAAGATTGAAGAGAAATACAGATTACAAGACCCTGAATTATTGAAGAATGATCCAGTTGTCAAGGCTTATAGAGATTTTTATTGGAGAATAGGGATTGATCCTACGAAAATTAGACCAAGTGGTGAAGCTCTTAGAAGAAGGATAGCTAGAGGGAATAAATTTCCTAGGATAAATACAGTTGTAGATATAGGAAATATTTCGAGTGTTGAAACACTAGTTCCGATAGGGATTTATAATAGGGATAAGGTTATCGGTAACTTATATCTGACTCTCTCAAAAGGTGGAGAGGATTTCTTAGGTTTGGGTAAGAAAATTGAAAAACTAAATAGAGGCGTACCAATATTAGTTGATGATGAAGGTAAAGTTCTTCATATCTATCCTCACAGAGACTCAATCTTAACTAGTATAAGCCTTGATACTAAGAATGTAATAGTAATTGGCGCAGGTGTGCCCAAAGTTGACGAGAGCTTAGTTAAGTATGCAGTGGATCTTGTAGTAGATTTATTAGAGAAAATATGTAATGGTAAGAGAGATTATGAAACTCAGGTGATTAAATGA
- a CDS encoding homoserine dehydrogenase, translating into MKLLLIGYGNVGKAFRKLFHEKKERYPILQNVEIVGIVTRQGLMLGDKENFTVDKQVSVLDAIDYVKPDVIVDMSSPNYKDGEPSVSAYMRALSNGIHVITVNKAPLALKFREIFDVAEKVGAKIGFQGTVMSGTPSVNLFRIQPVVEVSRIRGILNGTTNYILTRLYEGLSFNEAIKEAKEKGYAEEDPTLDLNGFDAAAKLTILTNFVMNRNVKIGDFKFKGITEITSEEIRRAKSEGKKIKLIAYADNYTIQVSPQVLSPQDPLYYIDGVENALEIQNEIQRIIIRGPGAGPINAAYGALSDLVLLLEGCL; encoded by the coding sequence ATGAAGCTATTGTTAATTGGGTATGGGAATGTGGGGAAGGCATTTAGAAAATTATTTCACGAAAAGAAAGAGAGATATCCAATATTACAAAATGTGGAAATTGTTGGGATAGTGACTAGGCAAGGGTTAATGTTAGGGGATAAGGAGAATTTTACTGTAGATAAACAAGTGTCCGTACTAGACGCAATAGATTACGTAAAACCAGATGTAATCGTTGACATGTCTTCACCTAATTATAAGGACGGTGAACCGTCTGTAAGTGCGTATATGAGGGCTTTATCAAATGGAATCCACGTTATAACTGTAAATAAAGCGCCTCTTGCATTAAAATTTAGGGAGATATTTGATGTTGCTGAAAAAGTAGGTGCAAAAATTGGATTTCAAGGTACAGTAATGAGCGGTACACCCTCAGTAAATCTCTTTAGAATCCAACCAGTAGTAGAAGTATCTAGAATTAGGGGGATACTTAATGGTACTACAAACTATATATTGACCAGACTTTACGAGGGATTAAGTTTTAATGAGGCCATTAAAGAAGCTAAAGAGAAGGGGTATGCAGAAGAAGATCCTACATTAGATCTTAATGGTTTTGATGCAGCAGCTAAATTGACAATTCTGACAAATTTCGTAATGAATAGAAATGTGAAAATAGGCGACTTTAAGTTTAAAGGAATAACAGAAATTACAAGCGAAGAGATAAGGAGAGCTAAGAGTGAAGGTAAGAAAATAAAGCTAATAGCTTACGCTGATAACTATACTATACAAGTTTCTCCTCAAGTTTTAAGTCCTCAAGATCCATTATACTACATAGATGGAGTTGAAAATGCATTAGAAATTCAAAATGAAATACAACGAATCATAATTAGAGGTCCTGGAGCCGGACCGATAAATGCCGCATACGGTGCACTATCTGATTTAGTACTATTATTGGAAGGATGTTTATAA
- the cyoE gene encoding heme o synthase produces MSIEQKVKAYLKLGKLGVVSLLDLAAIAGAFLAYRHGMSLLPILPMLIGGTLASMGAMIINSGIEIDKDKLMSRTLKRPTVVGYVGKKEAILVGSLLAVIGTIIGFIDNTLTAFFIALGVIIYVFVYTILLKPRTWLNIVIGGFAGSAAAWAGYTSLTNSLTLEGFLLGLLIFMWTPGHFWSLALKYREDYMNAHYPMLPAVVGITASARAIAISNALMIPIVLLMAMYISLIALIASAVISAVLMFLSYRLIINPTKEEAMRSFIFSNIYLMLILLIIIIVKLI; encoded by the coding sequence ATGAGTATAGAGCAGAAAGTAAAAGCTTATCTGAAGTTGGGTAAACTCGGAGTTGTAAGCTTACTTGATTTAGCGGCTATTGCTGGTGCTTTCTTAGCTTATAGGCATGGGATGTCTCTTTTACCTATACTTCCAATGTTAATTGGTGGCACTTTGGCATCAATGGGAGCAATGATAATTAACAGTGGGATAGAAATTGATAAAGATAAGTTAATGTCACGAACATTAAAGAGACCCACTGTTGTAGGTTACGTTGGTAAGAAAGAAGCAATATTAGTCGGTTCCTTATTAGCAGTTATAGGCACAATAATAGGCTTTATAGATAATACATTGACAGCTTTCTTTATAGCATTAGGTGTTATAATATATGTATTTGTGTACACAATCCTATTGAAACCTAGGACATGGTTAAATATAGTAATAGGAGGATTTGCGGGAAGTGCTGCAGCTTGGGCTGGATATACCTCCTTGACAAATTCTTTAACCTTAGAAGGATTTCTTTTAGGTCTTCTAATATTTATGTGGACTCCTGGTCATTTCTGGTCTCTGGCATTAAAGTACAGGGAAGATTACATGAATGCTCACTATCCTATGCTACCAGCAGTTGTTGGAATAACTGCATCAGCAAGGGCAATAGCTATTTCTAATGCATTAATGATTCCCATAGTACTTCTGATGGCGATGTATATCAGTCTAATAGCCTTAATAGCATCCGCAGTTATAAGCGCAGTTTTGATGTTCTTATCCTATAGATTAATAATTAATCCAACTAAAGAAGAAGCAATGAGATCATTTATATTTTCCAATATTTATCTAATGTTAATTCTCTTGATAATTATAATAGTTAAATTAATATGA
- a CDS encoding enoyl-CoA hydratase/isomerase family protein, protein METIIVKEEAPIGWIILNRPDKLNAINLKMIDEIWNILRQMENNEKIKVIIFTGNGKAFSAGADISQFKELDPVKAWDFATKGRKLTDYIENYPKPTVAMINGYALGGGLEIALSCDIRIASRNAELGFPEINLGIYPGFGGTQRLVRLVGKGRALELIMLGDRIKADDAEKIGLVNRVVEPLSLEKETKDLAFKLADKPQVALRLIKTVVNHGMDVPISVGLTMESLGWSIAFATEDEKKRVEEFLSKRSK, encoded by the coding sequence ATGGAGACTATCATTGTAAAAGAGGAAGCACCAATAGGGTGGATAATATTAAATAGACCAGATAAGCTAAATGCAATAAATCTAAAGATGATAGATGAAATCTGGAATATACTACGGCAAATGGAGAACAATGAAAAAATTAAGGTTATCATATTTACGGGAAATGGAAAAGCATTCTCTGCTGGTGCAGACATCTCACAGTTCAAGGAATTAGATCCAGTAAAAGCCTGGGACTTTGCGACAAAGGGAAGGAAACTAACAGATTACATAGAAAATTATCCAAAGCCTACCGTGGCAATGATTAATGGTTACGCTTTAGGTGGAGGTTTAGAAATCGCGTTGAGTTGTGATATTAGAATTGCATCTCGTAATGCAGAATTAGGGTTTCCAGAGATTAATTTAGGGATTTATCCAGGATTTGGTGGGACTCAAAGGCTAGTGAGATTAGTGGGAAAGGGAAGGGCTTTGGAACTTATAATGTTGGGAGATAGGATAAAAGCAGACGATGCAGAAAAGATTGGTCTTGTAAATAGGGTTGTAGAGCCTTTATCGTTGGAAAAGGAAACTAAAGATTTAGCATTTAAATTAGCTGATAAACCACAAGTTGCTTTGAGGTTAATAAAAACTGTAGTTAACCACGGAATGGATGTACCAATATCAGTCGGCTTAACTATGGAAAGTTTAGGCTGGAGTATTGCATTCGCTACAGAAGATGAGAAGAAAAGAGTAGAGGAATTTCTTTCAAAGAGATCTAAATAA
- the amrS gene encoding AmmeMemoRadiSam system radical SAM enzyme: MSREAVLYRREDSRIRCVACARRCLIGEGQIGFCGVRSVRNGKLYLDVYGKIAAAHIDPIEKKPLVHFNPGSKVFSFSTYGCNWMCMYCQNYDISQRRKAEGVELSPEEIIELAMGYDVDGMTYTYNEPAIFAEFAHDVGILAKKYGLFNTMVTNGYWTAELVDYTKDFLDAVTIDFKGNGEQKFLKRYTGATSAEPIIETARDLLKRGVHVEITDLIIPQIGDDLESAKQLLVKLYDYLGPDTPIHFLRFHPDYKLNNLPWTPVETLERHYKMAKEVGFKFVYIGNVPGHPYENTYCPNCGNLVIRRYSFDILEWHLTEDMRCKFCGHKLPIKGKLSRHAFKERFEPVFI, translated from the coding sequence ATGTCAAGAGAAGCAGTGCTATATAGAAGAGAAGATAGTAGAATACGTTGCGTAGCTTGTGCCAGAAGATGCCTAATTGGAGAAGGGCAGATTGGATTTTGTGGTGTAAGATCAGTTCGTAATGGAAAATTGTACCTTGACGTATATGGGAAGATCGCTGCAGCACATATTGACCCGATCGAAAAGAAACCATTAGTTCATTTTAATCCGGGTTCAAAGGTATTCTCATTCTCCACATATGGATGTAATTGGATGTGCATGTACTGCCAAAATTACGATATAAGTCAAAGAAGAAAAGCTGAGGGGGTGGAGTTATCACCAGAGGAAATTATAGAATTAGCAATGGGATACGATGTAGACGGAATGACGTACACCTATAATGAGCCTGCGATATTTGCAGAATTTGCGCACGATGTGGGTATACTTGCTAAAAAATACGGGTTATTCAATACTATGGTTACTAATGGTTATTGGACTGCAGAATTAGTAGATTATACCAAGGATTTCTTAGATGCAGTAACAATTGATTTTAAAGGCAATGGTGAACAAAAGTTTTTAAAAAGATATACTGGTGCTACGAGCGCTGAACCCATAATTGAAACAGCTAGAGATTTACTAAAGAGAGGAGTTCATGTGGAAATTACTGATCTAATAATACCGCAAATTGGAGATGACTTGGAATCTGCTAAACAACTTTTAGTTAAACTATATGATTATCTAGGCCCGGATACGCCAATCCACTTTCTGAGATTCCATCCTGATTATAAATTAAATAATTTACCATGGACACCAGTAGAAACTCTAGAAAGACATTACAAGATGGCTAAAGAAGTAGGCTTCAAGTTCGTTTATATAGGAAATGTCCCCGGACATCCTTACGAGAATACGTATTGCCCAAATTGTGGTAATCTAGTAATAAGGAGATATAGTTTTGATATTCTAGAATGGCATTTAACTGAGGACATGAGATGTAAATTCTGTGGACATAAATTACCCATTAAAGGTAAACTATCTAGGCATGCATTTAAAGAAAGATTTGAACCAGTATTTATTTAG
- a CDS encoding DUF309 domain-containing protein, translated as MLNRVLMFYHRGIFNENLKRVLRENNINVIDIRLGKYVEIDIIDDPKKVILLIGEPLFIVTEIGGKFKQLFYDMRFWECHEILEEKWRKAENETEKNYLQAIILICASMIKYLKGEVEVSNMLMDKALSLISNFPQELLPLLYIRLGLDS; from the coding sequence GTGTTGAACAGAGTTTTAATGTTTTACCATAGAGGTATCTTTAATGAAAACTTAAAGAGAGTTTTAAGGGAAAATAATATAAATGTAATAGATATAAGATTGGGAAAATATGTAGAAATAGATATAATTGATGATCCTAAAAAGGTGATCTTATTGATTGGTGAGCCATTGTTTATTGTAACTGAGATTGGTGGAAAGTTTAAGCAATTGTTTTACGATATGAGATTTTGGGAATGTCATGAGATTTTAGAGGAGAAATGGAGAAAAGCTGAAAATGAAACTGAGAAAAACTATTTACAAGCTATAATATTAATTTGCGCATCAATGATTAAGTACTTGAAGGGTGAAGTAGAGGTTTCTAATATGTTAATGGATAAGGCGTTATCTCTTATATCCAATTTTCCTCAAGAACTCCTTCCTCTCCTTTATATCAGACTCGGACTCGACTCCTAA
- a CDS encoding adenosine-specific kinase, which yields MSVKIDVVRIDIPEGTNVIIGQSHFIKTVEDLYETLSSSSPHLKFGIAFNEASGKRLVRYDGNDQELIKIAIENAKKIGAGHIFVIYLKNGYPINVLNRIKNVEEVVRIFAATANPLQVLVAETDQGRGIIGVVDGYTPLGVESESDIKERKEFLRKIGYKR from the coding sequence ATGAGCGTAAAAATAGATGTCGTAAGGATAGATATACCTGAAGGAACAAATGTAATTATCGGCCAATCTCATTTCATTAAAACTGTAGAAGATCTATATGAAACTTTATCATCTAGTAGTCCACATCTCAAGTTTGGCATAGCATTTAATGAAGCAAGTGGTAAAAGGCTTGTAAGATATGATGGAAATGATCAAGAATTAATTAAAATTGCCATTGAGAATGCGAAAAAGATAGGAGCTGGACATATTTTTGTAATTTACTTAAAGAATGGTTATCCAATAAATGTGTTAAATAGAATAAAGAACGTAGAAGAAGTCGTTAGGATATTCGCAGCAACTGCAAACCCTCTACAAGTTTTAGTAGCAGAAACTGACCAAGGAAGAGGTATAATTGGAGTAGTAGACGGATATACCCCATTAGGAGTCGAGTCCGAGTCTGATATAAAGGAGAGGAAGGAGTTCTTGAGGAAAATTGGATATAAGAGATAA